One window from the genome of Bremerella cremea encodes:
- a CDS encoding lysophospholipid acyltransferase family protein gives MRKEKPAYTRSWPQQVFYSFLRITARLVAVSLYRIRVFGRENWPTDGGALVCANHQGLFDPVLVGLCCERQLSFLAKQSLFKFPLKPLIETLNAIPVNRAGSGLDGLKETLKRLRAGDFVLIFPEGTRSENGHIGNLKPGFIAVARKGKAPIVPVVFDGSFQAWPKWQLLPSMGIVHVKIGQPITPEEMAELSDEQLLAKLQDRMHAMFEEVQYSRARSLNPRLHTADKTQFA, from the coding sequence ATGCGTAAAGAGAAACCAGCCTACACGCGATCTTGGCCGCAACAAGTTTTTTACAGTTTCCTAAGAATCACGGCACGTTTAGTCGCGGTTTCGCTGTATCGGATTCGGGTTTTTGGTCGCGAAAACTGGCCCACTGACGGCGGTGCTTTGGTATGCGCGAACCATCAAGGCCTCTTCGACCCGGTCTTGGTGGGGCTGTGTTGCGAACGCCAATTAAGCTTCCTGGCCAAACAATCTCTCTTTAAATTCCCACTTAAGCCGCTTATTGAAACGCTAAATGCCATCCCCGTGAATCGGGCCGGATCTGGGCTCGATGGGCTTAAAGAAACGCTTAAACGCTTACGTGCTGGTGACTTTGTGCTGATCTTCCCAGAAGGGACGCGAAGCGAAAACGGCCATATTGGCAATTTGAAACCAGGCTTCATTGCTGTGGCCCGGAAAGGCAAAGCCCCCATTGTGCCGGTTGTCTTTGATGGCTCTTTCCAAGCTTGGCCCAAGTGGCAATTACTGCCGTCGATGGGGATTGTGCATGTAAAAATCGGCCAGCCCATCACCCCAGAAGAAATGGCCGAGCTATCCGATGAGCAGTTGCTTGCCAAATTACAGGATCGGATGCACGCGATGTTCGAGGAAGTGCAGTATTCACGGGCCAGATCGCTGAACCCGCGACTGCATACCGCAGATAAGACGCAATTTGCCTAA
- a CDS encoding 30S ribosomal protein S1: MVNRNLIRNLENDDTLLAQIDELAAGTDENWLEGTIEMEESIEINKIVEGRILRMDEEFVLIDIGGKSEGSVPLDEWDEDEDPPEVGQTVRVLVEDVEDEFGRTDDPHGMVALSKRKARKIDDWERTMESIAEGQVVKGEVTRKIKGGLLVDIGVNVFLPASQVDIRRPHDIADYIGREVECEVLKIDAERRNIVVSRRSLIERKRKSDRETLLKELQVGQVRKGVVKNIADFGAFVDLGGIDGLLHITDMSWGRIGHPTEMVNIDDEIEVQILNIDHEREKIALGLKQLTPSPWDGVEEKYPVGSKVKGSVVNVMSYGAFVKLEEGIEGLVHISEMSWTKRISHPSEIVNINDEIEVVILGINKEKQEISLGMKQTQANPWENIKDRYPVESVVNGRVRNLTNYGAFVELEEGIDGLLHVSDMSWTRKIGHPSEMLEKGQEVQCKVLSIDEERRRIALGLKQLESDPWATTIPEKYQPNQLVKGKVTKITNFGVFVGLEDGLEGLLHISELSDDKVENPENVVKVGEEIEVKILRVDTDDRKIGLSRKRVQWAEDENPEANEEGRSGSPAPSELKGGLGSSGPLFNMPSEGEEEEG, from the coding sequence ATGGTCAACCGTAATCTCATTCGCAATCTCGAAAATGACGACACTCTCTTAGCGCAAATCGACGAGCTGGCAGCCGGTACCGATGAAAACTGGCTTGAAGGCACGATCGAGATGGAAGAATCCATCGAAATCAACAAAATCGTCGAAGGGCGAATTCTTCGGATGGACGAAGAATTCGTGCTTATCGACATCGGCGGCAAGAGCGAAGGCAGCGTTCCCCTTGACGAATGGGATGAGGATGAAGACCCGCCGGAAGTTGGCCAGACGGTCCGCGTGCTTGTCGAGGACGTTGAAGACGAATTCGGCCGCACCGACGATCCGCACGGCATGGTTGCCCTCTCGAAGCGCAAGGCCCGCAAGATCGACGATTGGGAACGGACGATGGAATCCATCGCCGAAGGCCAGGTCGTCAAGGGCGAAGTCACCCGCAAAATCAAGGGTGGTCTGCTTGTCGATATCGGCGTCAACGTGTTCCTGCCGGCCAGCCAGGTCGATATCCGTCGGCCGCACGACATTGCCGACTACATTGGCCGCGAAGTTGAGTGCGAAGTGCTCAAGATCGACGCCGAACGTCGCAATATCGTTGTCAGCCGCCGTTCGCTCATCGAACGCAAACGCAAGTCCGACCGCGAAACACTGCTCAAAGAACTGCAAGTCGGTCAAGTCCGCAAGGGCGTGGTCAAGAACATCGCCGACTTCGGTGCGTTCGTCGACCTGGGTGGCATCGATGGTCTGTTGCACATCACCGACATGAGCTGGGGCCGTATCGGTCACCCAACCGAAATGGTGAACATCGACGACGAAATCGAAGTTCAAATCCTGAACATCGACCACGAACGCGAAAAGATCGCGTTGGGTCTGAAGCAGCTGACCCCAAGCCCATGGGATGGCGTCGAAGAGAAGTACCCGGTTGGCTCGAAGGTCAAGGGCTCGGTCGTCAACGTCATGAGCTACGGTGCATTCGTCAAGCTCGAAGAAGGCATCGAAGGTCTGGTTCACATCTCCGAAATGTCGTGGACCAAGCGTATCAGCCACCCCAGCGAAATCGTCAACATCAACGACGAAATCGAAGTGGTTATCCTGGGCATCAACAAGGAGAAGCAAGAGATCTCCTTGGGCATGAAGCAAACCCAGGCCAACCCATGGGAAAACATCAAAGACCGTTACCCGGTCGAATCGGTGGTCAATGGTCGCGTCCGCAACCTCACCAACTACGGTGCGTTTGTTGAACTAGAAGAAGGCATCGACGGCCTGCTTCACGTTTCCGATATGTCGTGGACTCGCAAGATCGGTCACCCGAGCGAAATGCTCGAAAAGGGCCAAGAGGTCCAGTGCAAGGTGCTCAGCATCGACGAAGAACGTCGTCGTATCGCTTTGGGCCTGAAGCAATTGGAATCGGATCCGTGGGCGACCACCATTCCAGAAAAGTACCAGCCCAACCAATTGGTCAAAGGCAAAGTCACCAAGATCACCAACTTCGGTGTCTTCGTTGGCCTGGAAGATGGCCTGGAAGGTCTGCTGCACATCAGCGAACTTTCGGACGACAAAGTCGAGAATCCCGAGAACGTCGTCAAAGTTGGCGAAGAAATCGAAGTCAAGATTTTGCGAGTCGACACCGACGATCGCAAGATTGGCCTGTCTCGCAAACGTGTCCAATGGGCCGAAGACGAGAACCCGGAAGCCAACGAAGAAGGTCGCTCTGGTTCGCCAGCACCATCCGAACTCAAGGGTGGCCTGGGCAGCAGCGGTCCGCTGTTCAACATGCCGAGCGAAGGCGAAGAAGAAGAAGGCTAG
- a CDS encoding tetratricopeptide repeat protein encodes MSETSALYNEGEKLRDEGKYAEAVEKFQAVLAAKPDHVLSHMALAATYSNLGQFAEACQHAETACQLEPNDSFNFVALSVTYQKAFEATRDPMYIEKAEQAKHHASMNQSGM; translated from the coding sequence ATGTCTGAAACGTCTGCTCTCTATAACGAAGGCGAAAAACTGCGAGACGAAGGGAAATACGCCGAGGCGGTCGAGAAATTCCAAGCTGTCTTAGCTGCGAAACCAGACCATGTCCTCTCGCACATGGCCTTGGCCGCAACCTACAGCAACCTTGGCCAATTTGCAGAAGCCTGTCAACACGCGGAAACGGCCTGTCAGCTGGAACCCAACGACTCGTTCAACTTTGTTGCTCTGAGTGTGACCTACCAGAAGGCCTTCGAGGCGACGCGCGATCCGATGTATATCGAGAAAGCCGAACAGGCCAAGCATCACGCTAGCATGAACCAGAGTGGAATGTAG
- a CDS encoding DUF1559 domain-containing protein, with amino-acid sequence MRIRRFREAGFTLVELLVVIAIIGVLIALLLPAVQQAREAARRMQCSNNLKQLGLAFHNFHDTFGSLPPAALANEYASFYPLIMPYLEMGNTVEQIDLTRKMTTGANDTFIKSDASAVPMVLCPSRRSGTQISELGAATDYVITGNRESTNECDRLDLDNATPARHYSALILAKNGNIDSNGVLTNWKSQTNFASITDGLSNTSVLAEKHVPTSSINKHARDGDGTLYYWYVSDWKTWMIIRNSKFPLARGSNDKNQDYQKKLGSYHPGICQFLMADGSVKNVPTNVNSEFTLLMADRRDGRVNNYDQ; translated from the coding sequence ATGAGGATACGACGTTTTCGTGAAGCAGGTTTCACGCTAGTAGAGTTGCTGGTTGTGATTGCGATTATTGGTGTTTTGATCGCGTTATTGCTTCCTGCCGTTCAGCAGGCTCGCGAAGCTGCTCGGCGTATGCAGTGTAGTAATAACCTCAAGCAGTTGGGGCTCGCGTTCCATAACTTTCACGATACGTTCGGTAGTTTGCCACCGGCTGCGCTTGCCAATGAGTATGCCAGTTTTTACCCGCTAATTATGCCCTATCTGGAAATGGGCAACACGGTCGAGCAGATTGACCTAACCCGGAAGATGACGACGGGAGCCAACGATACTTTTATTAAGTCGGATGCCTCGGCAGTCCCGATGGTGCTTTGCCCCAGCCGTCGCAGCGGTACCCAGATTTCTGAACTCGGGGCAGCAACCGATTATGTAATCACCGGCAACCGAGAGAGCACCAATGAGTGTGACCGGCTGGATTTGGATAACGCAACTCCCGCTCGGCACTATAGCGCGCTTATCCTTGCCAAGAATGGCAATATCGACAGCAACGGCGTGTTGACCAATTGGAAGTCGCAAACCAACTTTGCCAGCATTACCGATGGCCTTTCCAATACTTCGGTTTTGGCCGAAAAGCACGTGCCAACTAGTTCCATCAACAAGCATGCCCGAGACGGCGACGGCACGCTTTACTACTGGTACGTTAGCGATTGGAAGACATGGATGATCATTCGCAACTCGAAGTTTCCACTGGCACGAGGGAGCAATGATAAGAATCAAGATTACCAAAAGAAGTTAGGAAGTTATCATCCTGGTATCTGCCAATTTCTGATGGCCGACGGAAGTGTCAAGAACGTGCCCACCAATGTGAACTCTGAGTTCACATTATTAATGGCCGATCGACGCGATGGTCGTGTTAATAACTACGATCAATAG
- the cmk gene encoding (d)CMP kinase, whose translation MIVTIDGPAGAGKSSISRQLAEALGFAFLDTGAMYRAVALLGLRAEIDWADTDRLVELTQTATINLTGSAVFLNGEDVTQDIRTQRVTQATRYAANNVGVREQLVKMQRAIAAGQDIVTEGRDQGTLVFPKAECKIYLTASPEERARRRVSDLAARGESVEFQQILEQQSTRDEEDQRREVGPLRKAANAIEVLTDGMTPEEVLQKLIKIVGRCQHA comes from the coding sequence ATGATCGTCACCATCGACGGCCCGGCTGGGGCCGGTAAGAGCAGCATCTCCCGTCAACTGGCGGAAGCCTTGGGATTTGCCTTCCTTGATACTGGCGCCATGTATCGCGCGGTTGCCCTGCTGGGACTGCGGGCCGAGATTGACTGGGCCGATACCGACCGCTTGGTCGAGCTGACGCAAACAGCCACAATCAACCTAACTGGTTCTGCGGTGTTTTTGAATGGCGAAGATGTGACGCAAGATATTCGCACCCAGCGAGTTACCCAGGCAACACGTTATGCCGCCAACAACGTCGGAGTGCGGGAGCAACTGGTCAAAATGCAGCGAGCGATTGCCGCAGGGCAAGATATCGTCACCGAAGGACGCGACCAAGGAACGCTCGTATTTCCGAAGGCGGAGTGCAAGATCTACCTGACAGCCTCCCCAGAAGAACGTGCCAGGCGACGCGTAAGCGACTTGGCCGCCCGTGGCGAATCGGTTGAATTTCAGCAAATCCTCGAGCAACAATCGACCCGCGACGAAGAAGACCAACGGCGAGAAGTAGGCCCCCTACGCAAAGCAGCAAACGCAATTGAAGTTCTGACCGATGGCATGACCCCTGAGGAAGTGCTGCAGAAACTTATCAAGATTGTTGGACGGTGCCAGCATGCGTAA
- a CDS encoding RAD55 family ATPase, whose protein sequence is MPAKRQTTGIPKLDEHLGGGLIPGTLTLVIGATGIGKTQLGVQFNHAGQAADGHKGIFFDMSTRGDSQSHVEYAERMFAWKPSIADASKLPDLENFYDASVSYGEMLHVFDYQGKRVSRREMDWDELGHWQKQINEKLATTIGFLYGNFTRGCRRVVIDGLEPVDVPAESMQIELFEYVYHQVLRKDPLWVARDLFRQLYRKNSEAAEKHNYASEEIGCMMLQTSKEAMLEHLISRNLDEGDLLSGANTVIYMGKILDGTKIRRALYISKHRGSAATDEIIPYHIDDAGIQIDS, encoded by the coding sequence ATGCCTGCCAAAAGACAAACCACTGGTATCCCGAAGCTTGATGAACATCTGGGTGGCGGTCTCATTCCCGGGACCCTCACCCTGGTTATTGGGGCTACCGGAATTGGCAAGACGCAACTCGGCGTGCAATTTAATCACGCCGGGCAGGCAGCCGATGGGCACAAAGGGATTTTCTTCGATATGAGTACCCGTGGCGACTCGCAAAGCCACGTTGAGTACGCCGAACGAATGTTCGCCTGGAAGCCATCTATCGCCGATGCAAGCAAGCTTCCTGACCTCGAAAACTTTTACGATGCCAGCGTTTCCTATGGCGAGATGCTGCATGTATTCGACTATCAGGGCAAGCGGGTTTCTCGCCGTGAAATGGACTGGGACGAACTAGGGCACTGGCAGAAGCAGATCAACGAAAAGCTGGCCACCACGATTGGATTTCTCTACGGCAACTTTACGCGAGGCTGCCGTCGTGTGGTGATCGATGGCTTGGAACCCGTAGATGTTCCTGCAGAATCAATGCAGATCGAACTCTTCGAGTACGTCTATCACCAAGTCCTGCGCAAAGATCCTCTCTGGGTGGCGCGTGACCTGTTTCGCCAACTCTATCGCAAGAACAGCGAAGCGGCTGAAAAGCACAACTACGCCAGTGAAGAAATTGGCTGCATGATGCTGCAAACTTCAAAAGAAGCGATGCTCGAGCATCTTATCTCTCGGAACCTGGACGAAGGTGACCTTCTCTCTGGTGCTAACACGGTGATCTATATGGGTAAGATTCTCGACGGCACCAAAATCCGTCGGGCCCTCTATATCAGTAAGCACCGAGGCAGCGCCGCGACCGACGAGATTATCCCGTACCACATCGACGACGCTGGAATTCAAATTGACAGCTAG
- a CDS encoding vWA domain-containing protein has translation MSDASAPISPHATVAANTLPKIETSAEPRRGLLHTAARAAYRSTAFLTSFLFHFVLLFALGMFALTGMDKERQLLTVIEPDMAKEELETFEIDLDEMEIVSTEMATASLPASELGMGGAVEASMSAPVLEQEAIDPTEHIKVEYDAVAMISKDTDSLIREIPSGTTIGSAQEVVSDYQEAMDQITQELVWMLSKNKVLAIWLFDQSESMVDDQKRIRERIGRVYAELGLTTEGQGDMLTTSVASYGQGFQLLTKAPTSNLKEIQAAIDAIQVDRSGEEMSCAAMLEAMTLHKKYAQTAERKVALIVVTDESGNTANNQAQLEATIAFAKKMDCRLFIMGREAMFGYPYAHYEWRHPYDGELHLLKIDRGPETAFVEQLQTDGYGQRWDAMTSGFGPYEQVRMAKETGGRFFMLPGQEDKIHYVTDRKYEPATMNLYRPDMRPREDQVADIKRDPLKALVTKVVYDLNPFQEDRKDVLTIRRWYSKEPTEIAKQIRIEQTQIMPYGQYLDAAIATLEKSMKLRNDSTSLRWQANFDLMLGQLYAYRCRAYEYGVSSEMFLQNPIPPDPKRAEYLEFRGWELRTRKELVAGDKTSSDAERAKELLTKVAEEYKGTPWATRASWEIKRGFGSAIVPYYFDVRNRKPGNMEVPIPKL, from the coding sequence ATGTCGGATGCTTCTGCCCCGATTTCTCCTCACGCCACGGTTGCTGCCAATACTCTTCCTAAGATCGAAACCTCTGCTGAACCACGTCGGGGATTGCTCCATACGGCTGCGCGGGCGGCTTATCGCTCGACCGCGTTCTTGACGTCGTTTCTCTTTCATTTCGTGCTGCTGTTTGCCTTAGGTATGTTTGCGCTGACCGGGATGGATAAGGAGCGACAACTTCTGACGGTTATCGAGCCTGACATGGCCAAAGAAGAGTTGGAGACGTTCGAGATCGATTTAGATGAAATGGAAATCGTTTCGACCGAAATGGCGACGGCCAGCTTGCCTGCTTCGGAACTCGGCATGGGCGGTGCGGTTGAAGCATCGATGTCGGCGCCGGTTCTTGAACAGGAAGCCATCGATCCCACCGAGCATATCAAAGTCGAATACGATGCCGTTGCGATGATTTCTAAAGACACGGACTCGCTCATTCGCGAGATTCCTTCCGGTACGACGATAGGCTCGGCTCAGGAAGTCGTTTCCGATTATCAAGAAGCGATGGATCAGATCACGCAAGAGTTGGTGTGGATGTTGTCCAAGAATAAGGTACTCGCGATTTGGCTGTTCGATCAGTCGGAAAGCATGGTCGACGACCAGAAACGCATCCGCGAGCGCATCGGAAGGGTCTACGCTGAGCTTGGCCTAACAACCGAAGGTCAGGGGGATATGCTGACGACATCCGTGGCTAGTTACGGCCAAGGCTTTCAACTGCTAACTAAGGCCCCCACGTCCAATCTCAAAGAAATTCAAGCGGCGATCGACGCGATTCAAGTAGACCGTTCGGGCGAAGAAATGAGCTGTGCAGCAATGCTAGAGGCGATGACGCTGCACAAGAAGTATGCCCAAACGGCAGAACGCAAAGTGGCTTTGATCGTGGTCACCGACGAAAGTGGCAACACGGCGAACAATCAGGCTCAACTGGAAGCGACCATTGCTTTTGCTAAGAAAATGGATTGCCGTTTGTTTATTATGGGGCGAGAGGCCATGTTTGGTTATCCATATGCCCACTACGAATGGCGGCATCCGTACGATGGCGAGTTACACCTTTTGAAGATCGATCGTGGCCCCGAGACCGCCTTTGTCGAGCAGCTTCAAACCGATGGATACGGCCAACGCTGGGATGCGATGACCAGCGGTTTCGGTCCATACGAGCAAGTCCGTATGGCGAAGGAAACTGGTGGTCGCTTCTTTATGCTGCCCGGTCAGGAAGACAAAATTCATTACGTCACCGATCGGAAGTATGAGCCAGCGACGATGAATCTCTATCGCCCTGACATGCGACCCCGTGAAGATCAAGTTGCCGATATTAAGAGAGATCCGCTGAAGGCTTTGGTTACGAAAGTGGTTTACGACCTCAATCCATTCCAAGAGGATCGAAAGGATGTCTTAACCATTCGGCGCTGGTATAGCAAAGAGCCAACAGAAATCGCAAAGCAAATTCGGATCGAGCAGACGCAAATTATGCCGTATGGGCAATATCTGGATGCTGCGATTGCAACCCTAGAGAAAAGCATGAAGCTGCGGAACGATTCAACTTCGTTGCGTTGGCAAGCCAACTTTGATTTGATGTTGGGGCAGTTGTATGCCTATCGTTGCCGGGCTTACGAGTATGGCGTCAGTTCCGAGATGTTCTTGCAGAACCCGATTCCGCCAGATCCGAAACGGGCCGAATATCTTGAATTCCGCGGCTGGGAACTTCGTACGCGGAAAGAACTAGTCGCTGGTGATAAAACCTCGTCCGATGCCGAGCGAGCCAAAGAGCTTTTGACGAAAGTGGCAGAAGAGTACAAGGGAACGCCTTGGGCAACCCGCGCTTCTTGGGAAATCAAACGCGGGTTTGGTTCGGCAATAGTGCCGTATTATTTTGATGTGCGGAATCGCAAGCCTGGGAACATGGAAGTGCCTATTCCTAAATTGTAG
- the lpxA gene encoding acyl-ACP--UDP-N-acetylglucosamine O-acyltransferase has translation MTQIHPSAIVHPTAEIGQDVTIGPFCVVEENAKIGDRCELNSFVTIKKGTQLGPENKVHEHAVIGGPPQHLRAGMELGEVILGTGNVIREFVTIHRGLAPGKNTVIGNNNLLMVQSHVGHDTIIGNNTIITNNVMLGGHVVIEDRAYVSGAVAVHQFCRVGRNAMVGGQAHVVQDVAPYVTVDGCSSLVVGLNLIGLKRNGFSPEQVSDLKRAYRIIFRSNLTNREALERVRREFPQSPALHFADFLAESERGFIQARTRGRGVDVSRPQLRVLSDGKESTSDANRRAG, from the coding sequence GTGACTCAGATCCACCCTTCCGCAATCGTTCACCCTACCGCGGAAATTGGCCAGGACGTGACGATTGGACCGTTCTGTGTGGTCGAAGAAAATGCAAAAATTGGAGATCGGTGCGAGCTGAACTCCTTTGTCACGATCAAAAAAGGGACGCAGCTCGGCCCTGAGAACAAAGTTCACGAGCATGCCGTCATCGGCGGTCCCCCGCAACATCTACGTGCTGGAATGGAACTAGGGGAAGTTATCCTTGGTACGGGGAATGTCATCCGAGAGTTCGTGACCATTCACCGAGGTTTAGCTCCGGGCAAGAATACCGTCATCGGCAACAATAACCTGCTGATGGTTCAATCGCATGTCGGCCACGACACGATCATTGGCAACAACACCATCATCACGAACAACGTAATGCTTGGTGGCCACGTTGTGATCGAAGATCGGGCCTACGTTAGCGGTGCCGTTGCGGTACACCAGTTCTGCCGCGTTGGCCGTAACGCCATGGTTGGCGGTCAGGCTCACGTCGTTCAGGATGTCGCACCTTACGTAACCGTCGATGGCTGCAGCAGCTTGGTGGTCGGCCTCAACCTGATCGGCCTAAAAAGAAACGGCTTCTCGCCGGAACAAGTTTCCGATCTCAAACGAGCTTATCGAATTATCTTTCGATCGAACCTCACCAATCGCGAAGCTCTGGAACGTGTCCGACGCGAGTTCCCGCAAAGCCCTGCCCTGCACTTCGCAGACTTTCTGGCAGAAAGCGAGCGAGGCTTCATTCAGGCTCGCACACGGGGCCGTGGCGTCGATGTCAGTCGCCCACAACTTCGCGTGCTCTCGGACGGCAAAGAGTCGACTTCCGATGCCAATCGCCGAGCTGGTTAG
- a CDS encoding BLUF domain-containing protein: protein MFALAYASYSTVDTPNLDLDGIATHASAKNAALGITGYLCYDHGVFFQYLEGEQKSVLHLMGTIEQDPRHDVINKVMLGEHERRVFPDWSMRHLNRSDLRRVDLENVLEHSLFHMDPKLYGHENIVALIKALVANIAARQAQLKAV, encoded by the coding sequence GTGTTTGCGCTCGCGTATGCAAGTTACAGTACCGTCGACACCCCCAACCTCGACCTTGACGGAATAGCCACCCATGCTTCAGCAAAAAATGCTGCACTGGGGATCACGGGCTACCTGTGCTACGACCATGGTGTTTTTTTCCAGTATCTGGAAGGTGAACAAAAGTCTGTTTTGCATTTGATGGGGACGATTGAACAAGACCCCCGTCATGATGTCATTAACAAAGTCATGCTGGGCGAACATGAGCGTCGGGTTTTCCCCGATTGGAGTATGCGCCACCTGAACCGCAGCGACCTACGCCGGGTCGATCTCGAGAACGTTTTGGAACACTCTCTGTTCCATATGGACCCCAAGTTATACGGACACGAAAACATCGTTGCGTTGATCAAGGCTTTGGTCGCCAACATTGCCGCACGCCAAGCTCAGCTGAAAGCCGTTTGA
- a CDS encoding SMP-30/gluconolactonase/LRE family protein, giving the protein MRSSLCAAGLLVCLTLIRPVFADDVIKTIGEIERIEPAFDAMVPQDAKIEVLADGFAWSEGPVWVPEKEYLLFSDIPNNRIVKWKPGTGTDVFMQPSGYTGAQKFDGKEPGTNGLAISPEGHLTMCCHGDRNITQIVDGERRVLVSHYDGKRFNSPNDLVYDTAGNLYFTDPPYGLPGGLNGPEAELDFCGVYRLSKDGTLTLLTKECPRPNGIAISPDQKTLYVADSQECHWKAFPLKEDGTVGASKMFYDAGNWRGKRPGGSDGLKVDTAGNLWATGPGGVLVLSPEGNLLGRISTGERTANCAFGPDGTLYMTADRYLCRVKTNAQGLINSKE; this is encoded by the coding sequence ATGCGAAGTTCCTTATGCGCCGCAGGCCTGCTTGTTTGCTTAACCCTGATCCGTCCGGTTTTCGCGGATGACGTGATTAAGACGATTGGCGAAATTGAACGGATTGAGCCTGCCTTTGATGCGATGGTCCCGCAAGACGCGAAGATTGAGGTTCTCGCGGATGGATTTGCCTGGTCAGAAGGCCCCGTCTGGGTACCGGAGAAGGAATACCTTCTTTTCAGCGACATCCCCAACAACCGCATCGTCAAGTGGAAGCCCGGCACAGGAACCGATGTTTTCATGCAGCCTTCCGGCTACACCGGCGCCCAAAAGTTCGACGGCAAGGAGCCTGGCACCAATGGCCTAGCAATCTCTCCGGAAGGGCATTTAACCATGTGCTGCCACGGCGATCGCAACATCACTCAGATTGTTGATGGCGAACGCCGTGTGTTGGTCTCGCACTACGATGGGAAACGCTTCAATAGCCCGAACGATTTAGTTTATGACACCGCAGGCAATCTCTATTTCACCGACCCTCCATACGGCCTGCCAGGCGGGTTGAATGGACCGGAAGCGGAACTCGATTTCTGTGGCGTGTATCGCCTCTCCAAAGATGGCACACTGACTCTCCTCACGAAAGAATGTCCACGCCCGAACGGCATTGCTATTTCGCCTGACCAAAAGACCCTCTACGTGGCGGACTCCCAAGAATGCCACTGGAAGGCATTTCCGCTAAAGGAAGATGGCACCGTTGGTGCCAGCAAAATGTTTTACGATGCGGGCAACTGGCGAGGCAAACGTCCAGGGGGAAGTGACGGCTTGAAAGTCGATACCGCAGGCAACCTTTGGGCAACCGGTCCTGGCGGTGTGTTGGTCTTGAGTCCAGAAGGCAATCTATTGGGACGCATCAGCACCGGCGAACGAACCGCGAATTGTGCTTTCGGACCAGACGGCACGCTCTACATGACCGCTGACAGGTACTTATGCCGCGTAAAAACCAACGCCCAAGGGCTTATAAACTCGAAGGAGTAA